A region from the Mya arenaria isolate MELC-2E11 chromosome 2, ASM2691426v1 genome encodes:
- the LOC128204821 gene encoding kinetochore protein Nuf2-like: protein MAFAFPELAIPDIVSSLDELCGLQLKETSFSKPDPLQWIEIFRRLMCDITESSDENLQEPLLLSQDLEYPEIYTDAMANMTLIRIMGRIMPTMYINDFSARDIYFPSCERLKKICSSIINFLRFKATRMIAYEDMRADVESEREHHETLLRRNEELKQKINNIRAERAEQEPLVAQVQADVDQLSIAMQEQQRNKQTLTKSIYDIKSNITNSKARQDELNCRVLKLKEQEGHLALKIVQSPAKVMAEQEGLKQRVQEARDLLQRKQLRLTEIERQRKDIKQTVSNLEKGLALLELIQKSVYMEIERQRKDIKQTVSNLEKGLALLELIQKSVDKESEVAADVSVLIEQVQEVTEQIHETECQKERVQELLRGRQERLSKLAIMHQNKVHILQQQIMADTEEKDNFEKKVANDSEKKSHLLQYRKRMEEDVHRYQKNIEQKVEALKNKYGQLLEKTDEYNTCIADEWNKVRQLLKK from the exons ATGGCCTTTGCATTTCCTGAACTTGCCATTCCGGATATCGTTTCCTCTCTGGATGAATTGTGTGGACTGCAGCTCAAAGAAACTTCATTCAGCAAACCAGAT cCCTTGCAATGGATAGAGATATTTCGAAGACTCATGTGCGACATCACGGAGTCGTCTGACGAAAATCTACAG GAGCCACTGTTGCTCTCACAAGACCTGGAGTATCCCGAGATCTACACAGATGCTATGGCAAACATGACACTCATACGGATCAT GGGCCGAATAATGCCGACCATGTACATCAACGATTTCTCCGCCAGAGATATCTACTTCCCAT CATGTGAACGGTTGAAGAAGATATGCAGCAGCATAATCAACTTCCTGCGTTTCAAGGCTACCCGTATGATTGCGTATGAGGATATGCGAGCTGATGTG GAGTCTGAACGAGAGCATCACGAGACCTTATTGAGGAGAAATGAGGAGCTGAAACAGAAGATCAACAATATCAGGGCAGAGAGGGCTGAACAGGAACCACTGGTGGCTCAG GTCCAGGCAGATGTAGACCAGTTGTCAATCGCAATGCAGGAACAACAGAGAAACAAGCAGACATTGACCAAGTCCATCTACGACATCAAGTCCAATATTACAAACAGCAAGGCTAGACAG GATGAGTTGAATTGTCGAGTTCTGAAACTAAAAGAACAGGAGGGCCACTTAGCGCTGAAGATCGTGCAGTCACCCGCCAAGGTGATGGCTGAACAGGAAGGGTTGAAACAGCGCGTGCAAGAGGCTCGTGATCTCCTGCAACGAAAACAGCTCCGGCTCAC GGAGATAGAGAGACAGCGTAAGGACATCAAGCAGACGGTCAGTAACCTGGAGAAGGGCCTCGCCTTGCTGGAGCTCATACAGAagtctgtatacat GGAGATAGAGAGACAGCGTAAGGACATCAAGCAGACGGTCAGTAACCTGGAGAAGGGCCTCGCCTTGCTGGAGCTCATACAAAAGTCTGTTGACAAAGAAAG TGAGGTAGCTGCGGATGTGTCCGTCCTTATTGAGCAAGTACAGGAAGTAACGGAGCAGATTCATGAAACAGAATGTCAGAAGGAACGCGTCCAGGAATTACTGCGGGGCCGTCAGGAGCGACTCTCGAAACTGGCCATTATGCATCAGAACAAAGTCCACATCCTGCAACAGCAGATAATGGCTGATACGGA AGAGAaagataattttgaaaagaaggTTGCAAACGACTCCGAGAAAAAAAGCCACTTGTTACAATACCGTAAACGCATGGAGGAAGATGTCCACAGATACCAGAAAAACATCGAACAAAAAGTGGAggcattgaaaaacaaatatggtCAGCTTTTGGAAAAG ACTGATGAGTATAACACATGTATCGCAGATGAATGGAACAAAGTTCGACAGTTGTTGAAAAAGTGA